ggatcaaaagtccacaatatcatcgcttatgtgcagtgattcctccagattgtctgaactttttgatgattttacggaccgtagatggtaaaatccctaaattccttgcaatagctcattgagaaatgttgttctaaatctgttcgacaatttgcttacaaaggggtgaccctcaccccatccttgtttgtgaattacttagcatttcatggaagttgtttttatacccaatcatggcacccacccaagtgtttgacgagcattcctcaactttatcagtatttattgcggcctttccctacttctttgtcacgtgttgctggcatcaaattctaaagttattgattatttgcaaacaaaaaattgtttatcagtttgaacatcaaatatgttgtctttgtagcattcgcatctgaaaatgggttgaaaaggatttgcaaatcattgtagtctgtttatatttatatctaaaacaatttctcaactcatatggaaacggggttgtctTACTTTCTCTTCTCGTTCGCTGTTTTGACGGatatattttccatccatcttctaccacttgtccctatttTCATTGCTGTTTATTCGAGCCTTACCGCCATTTGTCTAGAcgcatgcgtggaccgatcgGGTAGTAACAGGCAgttcagtttttatttaaaaaaatatactttttatttttacatccatccatccatttttctaccgcttgtccctttcgggtcgcggggggtgctggagcctatatattTTATGATATGTTTCCTACTATTTTTCCGATTGCGTTAATTTGAGTAATTCTCTGGTGTGGACGCCTAAGTGTATTTCTCtactttctttttttgtgtgaagCACCATGTGTTGCCACTTCCCTGTATATAAAAAGTGCCATATAAATTTGACTTGATGATacagcaacactaaattggccgtagtgtgtgaatgtgagtgagaatgttgcctgtctatatgtgttggccctgtgatgagatggcgacttgtccacggtgtaccccgccttccgcctggccgaatgcagcttagatagacACCAGcaaccctcgcgaccccaaaagcgacaagcggtagaaaatggatggatagatggatggatacgaACACTGCCCGTGTCTGTTCGTATTGTTGTGTAGGATTTGTAATTGACAGCTGATGAGCCCGCCTCCCAGCCAATGACTGCATTGAGGAAATAAAAGAAATAAcagtacaaataaataaatatgatgtgAAACCAATACATTAACTATTATGCATACAATATCAATAAAACCAGAGATTTGTTTATTCAAGTTGACTTAATAGTATACAGTACTTATACATTACAGTGTTGTCATTGAATGCAGCTGGATGGGGAAATAATTGAGTCTCTATAGTTGCTGGTGCCCTGTTACTgtatgggacacacacacacacacacacacacacacacacacatgcacgcgcacacacacacacaccccaacaCCACAAAAGTTGACACTTTGTTGCTTGTCTGATTAACATGcacacagaaaatatattaaatatagtatttgttttgttttagttaaaAACTAACGATCGTTGTCATTTTCCTGTCctcaagtgtgtgtgtttgtgaacagTTCCAAACAGACGAGCGCACACAGTGGACACATTGACATGGTATCCAAGGCCCGGGTGGGAGAAACTGTCACAGCGATGACACCACATAGTGAGTCTTTGTGTGTCTTTTGTGTGTGCACCACAAAGACGTTTTCAGTGCGTGGGCTCGCCATCTCACTGTCGGGCCATTCCCCGATTCAGTCCAGCTGGAAGAAGTCGACGACATGGCACGTCGGAGCCAACTTGTCCTGCTGATGTTCGCGGCCGCTGCTGTGATGATACGTGAAGGTGAGTGAGCACGCCCTGTAACGTTCTTACAAGCACATTTTGTCCAAATGTGTCTCTTCAGGGGACGCACTTCGCTGTTACAAGTGCGCCGACTACACGGGCCACTGTCAGAATGTGCAAGAGTGCACGTACGAGGACGCCTGCTTGTCTTTGAGTGAGAGAGGTAAGAGGTCAAATGTCCTTTGCTTTTTCTCTGGACtaatcactgtgtgtgtgtgtgtgtgtgtgtgtgtgtgtccaggcgGGAAGACCATCCGTCAGTGCATCAGGTACACCGACTGTGACAATTCCCGCCTTGGCCAGATGTTCCCCGCCATGTCGGCCTTCACGTACCGCTGCTGCAGCAGCAACCTGTGCAACTCCAGCAAGGCCGTCACCATGGCGACGCCCGTCACGCTCATTATCGGCTCGCTGCTCTGCATCCTTGGGTGCTGGCTGTGAAGATGCCACGTAACCCTGAATAAACAAAATAaagccattgttgttgttgtccttcTACGTTCCCGTCAGCGTGGCCTGAGCGTCACATTTTATTGCGTGTCACCCCTCCGTCTGGCATCCGATTACTTCTAGCTGCACTGTCTTTTTCTGACCTCCTTGCTCCGCCTCCTCCTCGGCCGGGGCGTACCAGGGCTGCGAGGCGGCACTGTCGCAGGCCCGTCCCCCCCTGCGGAAGCCACCCCGCCCGGCCCGGACCAGCCCCCAGCCCTGCAGCTGCACTTCGGGCGCACCCTCCTGGACCCCCCGCGTCTGGTCTAGCTCTTTGGCGCTGAGGGACGGCATCCGCACCCGGACCGTGTTGCCGAACTTGGAGTAGTCGACGCAGTAGCGACCGTCCTCCTCGCTTATGATGGACACAAAGCGCCTCCCCCACAGGATCTCCTCAGGGATGTACGAGGTCCGAGCCTGCATGGTGATGCCAGTCGTCTCCACCACGCCTGCATGAGAAAACCACGTCCACTTTTATGCTGACGACACTAACTAAACTCAGAATCATTTTGAGGAGAAACGCCACCTTCAAGGATAACGATGACTTCGAGGTCGGCTGAGGTCAACGACTGGGCCGACAGCTCGTAGAGAGGGCTTCCTCTTTCCAACGTGTGGCTGATGATGAGCGGAGACACCAGGAAGACGCCGTTGCTCCTAAGCGGGTTCTCCACTTGGATGTCCAGCTGGCTCACCGGGATCACCTCGCCCTCTGCCGTCACCGTCCGCCTGATGACCTGGAGGAACAAGGCAGTGGAAACACACAGCGTCGGGTACAAGACCTCCTGCCATGAGCGGCGCATAGCTGTCGCTTTCACCTGCAGCTGGACGGTGGCCGAGATGATCATGCTCTTCCTCAAGTCGCCTACTCGGAACATGAGCGTGGGCCGACCGTTTCGCGGGGCGATGACAGCATTCCTGGAGAAGATGAGCGTCTCCGCCCTGCGGTTGGCCTGCGCCGTCTTCATGAAGACGCAGCCCAGCATGACGGCGTTGATGATCAGGCCCAAGATGTTCTGGATGATTAAGACGATAATGGCAAAGGGACACTCTTCCGTCACCATTCTGCCGCCAAAACCGATGGTCACCTGTCAAAACAGTTATTTAGATAATGGAGCAACGACGGTGGATCTGGGTAAGTTTTTACCTCATCCCTCACTGACCTGATATGTCCGAAAGACAAAGAGATTATTTGAATATTATCTGGTCAGAGATGCTACCCGGTGGTTGTTTGACACACTGCATCTAGTCCTGGATcgtcccactccttaatgcttaAGTCatacgcaggattctcacaggaatgaggtaAAAATACAACCCTACCTACTGAATAGCACGGCTATTCATCTAAAATGGAACTTCCATTTACAAACTTACCGGTAACTGGTTCTCGGACAAGGTTCATAAATCGAAAAATGTGTACAGCGAAGCAAATTTCTCCAGAAgaatcaatgtaaatatgaaaaatgggTTCTGTCCTCGACAATAGTCCATATTTTAGTTGCTAAAAGGTagtgtatatcaaacaaacacatCAAGGAGGTGATGGATCCACTTTCTCTTTATTAAAAAGCCAAAACAACTACGACAAGCTAAACTGTCCTGTTTGCTCTGCCAATACGCGCAAACATACAGAAGTCCCTtaggtgccctcacaaacgatcagaaattaCAAAAATCTTTGAATTTAATAGCCATATTGCTAcaatattaaacatttaaaaaagtaaaatatacttTCAATGTCATCAGTAAATGAACAGCTAACGAGAAGAGAGAAAGCAGTAGACAAAGGGGTCGGGATAGGAggggccgtgtgtgtgtgtgtgtgtgtgctctgagAAGAGACACTGCTGATCCAGAGGTAGTGACTTCTCCGCTGTGATGTAAGTCCACTttaggcatctttttctttttctccacttctttgtgagcgctttgagtgtctagaaaagcgcgatataaatctaagttacatacacacacatatatatatatacatatatctttttttttttttttttcagaaaagttTGGTCTCATTAAAATTGAAAACTTGCTGTGGTGTGAAGCTCGCTTTGTCAATCACTTCAATTTGAGCAAGCGCAAAATGGCTGCCAGCGGGACTACACAATTAATTAATGAAGCATATTTGGGTGACGGACGTCCCTCTTCACTATTAATATTAGTTTGTATATTCcagagaaccagcatcctctacaGTAGATATtggattttggtctatttattatGTCATATCACAAGATCAAACCCCAGTGTTCTTATGTTTGCTAGCAAAGTCAAATGTAATTGCAAGGATCTGTTAATGTGTTTACGATAGCCCAAGTTCCTATTTAGAACAGGAGCGCTGGCGTTTTTAAGAATTTGCTGCAAAAGTGATCTTCTCGCAAGCTTTGAATTGAACTCGGAGGGCAAACTACTTGAATTGCCCCGATCTACAGTCTAGCAACAGAGCTTCGAATATGACGATCATATCTGGTGATAGAGAACATGGAGAAGGTTCCAACCTGGACCTCGATGGAGAAGAGGAACGCCGAGGTGAACGAGTTGATGGCGGTGACGCAGGGAACAGGAGCCAATTCTCCTTCGGGGTGCAAGGGATGCTGCAGGTCGCCGTGTGCGAAAGCCAGGAGCCACCACACCATGGCGAAAAGCATCCAGGAGCAGAGGAAGACCGAGGTGAAGATGAGGAAGGAGTGCTGCCACTTGAGATCCACCATGGTGGTGAAGACGTCCTGTAGGAAGCGACCCTTGAACACCACAAGACAGCATCCTGGTTAGGGACCGTGGTAGCGACCACACCGCCGTTCCTCTCACCTGCTCCATGATGTTCTTGTGGGCCACATTGCACGAGCCCGCTTTGGTGATAAAGCGGGCCCTCTGAGTCCTGGAACGGCTGCGGTTAGGCTGGTTCTGGTCCTCAGCCAGGCGGGTGAGCAGGAACCCGtctgggaggagacccttcctGGCCAGCATGATGCTGACACAAACACAGGTACAGCATAGTGTTAGACCACTCACCCATCAAATAATTCATTGGGTGGTATTAATGACTGCTACACAATCAAATATCATTCACTAATCCAGTGTTTAGAACACAACACATAATACagagctgataaaaaaaaatgtcaataaaatatTATCAAACGCAATAGCAATTAAGTGCGTGTGATCGATAGGATGAGCAAACTGATCGAGGCctttaaaacgaacaaacaaaaatacagtaTGATTACCTGAATATGCGATACCCTGAAGACTTGTCGGTCGATTATTCGATTTATTGAATTAATATCAACAATATGAAGCAGACATCTCCATCATTTTTTGTTATTGTGATGCTTGCTTGGAGGACAACTGTTAGGTCATTGTCAATGTAATTCAATTGAGACTTCTGCTGcgctttttcaaaataaagctcCATCCACACGATTGGCTCGTAGTTTCTGTTGGGTTAAGTAATAAATCTTGGAGTAGAAATTACAATATTAAAGCggtaaatgcatttatttttgaaatatgtatatattgtgggaAAGGGTTGTTTTGGTGCGCTTTAAAGAAGGAGGAGTTGGTTTACTTTGAAAGTCTTCGTAATTTGGTTCCGGTGTTTAGTTGTTCTTGATATTGAGCATCAAAATATTGAGCAGAAAAAACATCAACGTGAGcttattttatttgataaaataataAGAATGTCATTGAATCATTAGCCTGCGTGACTGATGAACTTTTAGTCGTTTATTTAGTGTTTCTGTTGGTATTTGTTGACTACTTAATGAAGCAGTTTACCACATCTGCCTGTAGATGGCAACAAAGCTTTATTAGTGTTCGTATTTTCAACTGACAATCGAAGGTTTCGGTATTTCCTACATCGGTCATGGCGTTCCCTTACAGAAGTACCAGtatgtattttttcatttaacTGCTATTTAACATTTAATGTAGTCATATGACATTTATCAGTGAACAAATTATAAACCACTTGCTGCAAGGAATTGTTTTGCCGTCGTCGTTACTTTTTgtattacatatttttacaaaTCAATTGATATATGGCGGCCTCCTTGTAACAGTATTTTTTATAATGCATTATAACTAACTTAAAGCAATTTTAGTAATTCCTTAAACAAAAGGTTGCCTGTTATCAAAGCACGTGAGGTCACAAATATGGTTAGTCTTTGTATAGGAGCCATTAGTGATTAAGTCATAGCAGCAGCCTTTGTGTTTGTGTTCACAGTGACGGACAGAgacatcctcttgttgtggggcagactggctcttaCAGGCACATGCAGCCTCTGCTATTGCCATTTTTGTTACAAATTAGCGTATAGTAGACTCtacatggaagcgctaaaacgagggtccctggttcaatcctcacccagtaccaaccttgtcacgtctgttgtgtcctgagcaaaacacttcacccttgctcctgatgggtgctggttagcgccttgcatggcaactccctccatcagtgtgtgaatgggtaaatgtggaagtagtgtcaaagcgctttgagtactttgaaggtagaaaagcgctatacaagtacaacccatttatcatttattcaccTGAGGGCCACCAACAACGCCATTTTCACGGGTCAAAAGAACCAGCCCTCCATGCAGGGCTGGAGGTCAGTTTGCAGCTTCCTTGGTGATGTCCCATAGGAGCACATTCCACTGTCGCTTCTTTTCTCTCTCCCCCGCAGGGCGATCCGTAGGGAGATGGGCCTCCAGTCAATGCTGTCCGTGAGCCAGCTAAAGAAGAAATGGGGCAACATGAAGTAAAAGTACCGGGTCGGCGAAACACCATCTTGTTTTTAATTCATCCCACCAAGACAGCTGCTGTTGGCAGTCTTATTGGGGTGGCTTCACTTTGACGGAATCTTCTCGTCGTGTAGTTTATCGCGATTCCATGAAGAGTCTACTATACATTAATTTGTaacaaaaatggcaacagcagaggatgcatgtgcctgtaagagccagtctgccccacaacaagaggataacgAATAAGAAGTAGCTTGTTGACTACAtcctttttgacctcagggcctGACTTTTACACTAGAGAAAGTCCTGGGGCCCActaaaatattaacactgaattaataattttacttttgattttaatcatattcaataatgatATCCAACCTACTTATAGTTTAACTgcataaaccttgtcaaatgatatgaaaccacgtctgaatcacaaagattattattgaGGCTTAGGTCAGGATGAGgacagcacggtggaccaggggttagttcttgtgcctcacgatacgaaggtcctgagtagtcctgagttcaatcctgggctcgggatctttctgtgtggtgtttgcatgtactctccgtgactgcgtgggttccctccgggtactccggcttcctcccaccgccaaaaaaacatgcaactggggttaggttgattggcaacactagtgtgtgaatgttgtctgtctatctgtgttgaccctgggatgaggtgacgacttgtccagggtgtaccccaccttccgcccgaatgcctctgagataggctccaaaagggacaagcggtagaaaatagatggatggagttcaggatgattaaaaaaatagatgttaaaaatatataatgcaaaagaagggactcataaaaactgctcaaataaatatattcaaactatattattaattaataataaagtaccaatgattgtcacacacatacgggaatcatttatggtgattaaaccctcaattccaacccttaatgctgagtgccaagccgggaggtaatgggtcccatttttatagtatgactcggccgggatttgaactcacgacctaccggtctcagggcggacacgctaaccactaggccactagatATGTTAATGAGggggacttgttcagggtgtacgccgcctacggccctaatgcagctgacataggctccagcaccccccgcgacctcaaaagggacaagcggtaggaagtgGATGGAAAACGGCTGCCAGCAGGACTACAAAATTAATGAATGAAGCATTTATACACAAAAGGGATATTTGGGTGCCAGACGTCTCTCTTCATTATTAGTATTAGTTTGTTAAATTTATAgtgtaaatgaaaatacagcttcaccacttaagtcataatttttcCACTTCAGAAACTTCTCTATTtggtattgtcattactgccactagggctgggcgatatggccttttttttttttttttttgtcctgtccagcttctcaggcaaatcatatagttgatgtaaatgcccatatcggctgttcagctttactttacaaaagagaagtgtaagatacttctcttgttgtcttatttgaatgtgactttattaaatgtatttatattattatttggtgaagccgggccggagcaggaggggatagaaagagaaaaaaaggaagacagagggggaaattgtggggataagagggggattagacagagagacaaaaacaacaacagcaaatacaacattaacaacaacaacaacagaacaacaccagcacatacataatatgtacaaatatcatcgtaaaagtgatagcaaataagcagttagtgaaataaataatatagtaatgacaatgagcatttttacactaaaactggagcaatacaaataccaatagaaaaagcgctattgatcatgaacaaaaccaatagattacctccattgtcaacaataaagttgttcaaatgcaacgatacgtatacataatgatagctagaaagataattgaaaaaataaaacataaaacaaaagaaataaaaataaaaaagaaggaataccaaaagatgaaagggaagagagagaggcaacctatattaatcttgtagattgttatagtaacaatggtttaagtatacataatgatagctagaaagataattaaaaaaataaaaaataaaacaaaagaaataaaaataaaaaagaaggaataccgaaagatgaaagggaagagagagaggcaacctatattaatcttgtagattgttatagtaacaatggtttaagctctgtcaaaatgctttgtgttacccagtttaccctagggcaacagcattgatatatgtttgatgaaacatgattatgtgcatgagtctatgtatgtatatgtacttgtatatgaacagaatgtgtatatgaatgtttgtacagtaaatgtatatgtacagtatatgtatgtttgtttgtacagtgaatgtatatgtacagtatatgtatgtttgtaccgtgaatgtgcgcgtggatggacggacttggagtatgtagatatgtaatgtatttgtgtatgtatgtgggagcgtaggtaccaatgtatggacgtttgtatgtatgagtaacggtgtgttgtgttagtatatgtgtgtttgtatgtacaatatatttgacccctagtgtgcgtgggagccagagtgcggacccagccgcccagagagcccaacccaaacagcaggtgtggcgcccagggaaccaggaaCCACCCGCCCCATGCAGCCAGGCCGGCCGGCGGCGGGAACACCAGAGCCCGGCCCACtgcgccgcccggaagagccggcagcaggccgcagacagacgcgcccggcagaggacagggcacgagagaagcagcggacggccagaccccaagccagcgagagagaaccccccacacgggcagaaagacgggacgccccgcccggggggaacccagagactccccACAGCCGGACGGGAAGACTGCCCCCaccccaccagcacccgggcccccccgaccacacccccacccccggggagcacggcgcggtccacaccaggccacccGAGCCGGCCgtcacaggaccacccagcgcagggccgcggggaccacccaccccacccgcagggaccccaacgatggagatggaacaaccagcaaccgccctgtcgaagtctccccctgagggaggggagaaaaggaaaaaaaaacaaaacaaaacaaaacaaaacaaaataaatatattaaattatatatatatatatatatatatatatatacatatacatatacatatacacatatatatacatacacatatatatatatatacacatacatatatatacacatacatacacatccatacacatacacacacacatacatatacgtatatatacacgtacatacacacatacacatacatacatacacacacacacatacatacatatatatacacacacatacatacatatgcatacatacacatacatacacacacacatacatatatatacacacatatatatacatacatgcacacatatatatatatatacatacacatatatacccacatatgtatacatacatgcacacatacacatatatacatacatacatacgtacatatacacacatacctctgcatacatatacacacacaaaaaaattaataaataaataataaaaataaataaataaataagctcacagacaggctgacacacaacctcactaccccagcagctggccgactgGCAGCAATtcggaataccctgcagcaccaagctaccacaatggatgaggggactagacccagccggccccaaccaagaaggacacccggaagggatggacggcgggacacaggggccccagacatgcagcccggatgcagtagcctgaggcgccgaccccgattgaccagcatgcccagagcgtatccccagaaatatacataaacatatatacatatatatacatacacacacacatacatatacaactatatacatctgcatatatacatacacacgcgtgtgtatgtatatattcatacatacacataccggcAGACATATTatatagccatatatatatatatacatatacacatacatatatacacatatatatatatatacacatacatacacatacacatatatacatatacacacatacatacatatataggggacggcgtggcgcagtggaagagtggccgtgcgcaacccgagggtcactggttcaaatcccacctaataccaacctcgtcacgtccgttgtgtcctgagcaagacacttcacccttg
The sequence above is drawn from the Nerophis ophidion isolate RoL-2023_Sa linkage group LG03, RoL_Noph_v1.0, whole genome shotgun sequence genome and encodes:
- the LOC133549368 gene encoding CD59 glycoprotein-like — protein: MVSKARVGETVTAMTPHIQLEEVDDMARRSQLVLLMFAAAAVMIREGDALRCYKCADYTGHCQNVQECTYEDACLSLSERGGKTIRQCIRYTDCDNSRLGQMFPAMSAFTYRCCSSNLCNSSKAVTMATPVTLIIGSLLCILGCWL
- the kcnj11l gene encoding potassium inwardly rectifying channel subfamily J member 11, like isoform X2 gives rise to the protein MLARKGLLPDGFLLTRLAEDQNQPNRSRSRTQRARFITKAGSCNVAHKNIMEQGRFLQDVFTTMVDLKWQHSFLIFTSVFLCSWMLFAMVWWLLAFAHGDLQHPLHPEGELAPVPCVTAINSFTSAFLFSIEVQVTIGFGGRMVTEECPFAIIVLIIQNILGLIINAVMLGCVFMKTAQANRRAETLIFSRNAVIAPRNGRPTLMFRVGDLRKSMIISATVQLQVIRRTVTAEGEVIPVSQLDIQVENPLRSNGVFLVSPLIISHTLERGSPLYELSAQSLTSADLEVIVILEGVVETTGITMQARTSYIPEEILWGRRFVSIISEEDGRYCVDYSKFGNTVRVRMPSLSAKELDQTRGVQEGAPEVQLQGWGLVRAGRGGFRRGGRACDSAASQPWYAPAEEEAEQGGQKKTVQLEVIGCQTEG
- the kcnj11l gene encoding potassium inwardly rectifying channel subfamily J member 11, like isoform X1 — protein: MLARKGLLPDGFLLTRLAEDQNQPNRSRSRTQRARFITKAGSCNVAHKNIMEQGRFLQDVFTTMVDLKWQHSFLIFTSVFLCSWMLFAMVWWLLAFAHGDLQHPLHPEGELAPVPCVTAINSFTSAFLFSIEVQVTIGFGGRMVTEECPFAIIVLIIQNILGLIINAVMLGCVFMKTAQANRRAETLIFSRNAVIAPRNGRPTLMFRVGDLRKSMIISATVQLQVKATAMRRSWQEVLYPTLCVSTALFLQVIRRTVTAEGEVIPVSQLDIQVENPLRSNGVFLVSPLIISHTLERGSPLYELSAQSLTSADLEVIVILEGVVETTGITMQARTSYIPEEILWGRRFVSIISEEDGRYCVDYSKFGNTVRVRMPSLSAKELDQTRGVQEGAPEVQLQGWGLVRAGRGGFRRGGRACDSAASQPWYAPAEEEAEQGGQKKTVQLEVIGCQTEG